Proteins found in one Anopheles aquasalis chromosome 3, idAnoAquaMG_Q_19, whole genome shotgun sequence genomic segment:
- the LOC126578369 gene encoding transcriptional regulatory protein AlgP: MAPKKPSEKPAGQPAEKKEKKPAAAAASGSGEKKAAAAEKKPAAASTSAAAAGKKKAPAPAPQATKAAPSAAKKDVKKPAATAAAAAGKKPAAAKPADKKKAPAAAPAAAKGAKTTKVAAKAGAKAKPVAKDAKKKVAGTAAAGAKAGAKKTATGKKVATKGGKVVKGKATGKKGAKKPAKLTKEELKAKIQKGTLKARATALARAKRAKTKLIKGPFGTVIRKIRTSVKFRRPRTLRLPRRPKYPRKSVAKRSRMDPYNIIKYPLTTEAAMKKIEDNNTLVFLIHLRANKNHVKAAVRKLYDVKVLKINTLVRPDGKKKAYVRLTRDYDALDVANKIGII, encoded by the exons ATGGCTCCGAAGAAACCCTCCGAGAAGCCCG CCGGCCAACCGgccgaaaagaaagagaagaagccggcagcggccgctgcctcCGGCTCGGGTGAGAAGAAGGCGGCCGCCGCCGAGAAGAAGCCTGCCGCTGCCTCGACctccgctgcagctgctggcaagAAGAAGGCCCCGGCACCAGCTCCTCAGGCTACCAAGGCTGCACCTAGCGCGGCCAAGAAGGACGTGAAGAAGccggctgctactgctgctgctgccgctggcaaGAAGCCGGCCGCGGCCAAGCCCGCCGACAAGAAGAAGGCCCCGGCCGCCGCTCCGGCTGCAGCCAAGGGTGCCAAGACCACGAAGGTTGCTGCTAAGGCTGGTGCCAAGGCCAAGCCCGTGGCCAAGGATGCCAAGAAGAAGGTCGCCGGAACTGCCGCCGCTGGAGCGAAGGCTGGCGCCAAGAAGACCGCCACTGGCAAGAAGGTTGCCACGAAGGGCGGTAAGGTCGTGAAGGGCAAGGCCACCGGCAAGAAGGGTGCCAAGAAGCCCGCCAAGCTGACCAAGGAAGAGCTGAAGGCGAAGATCCAGAAGGGAACGCTGAAGGCTCGTGCCACCGCTCTGGCCCGTGCTAAGCGCGCGAAGACCAAG CTCATCAAGGGTCCGTTCGGTACGGTCATCCGTAAGATCCGCACGTCCGTGAAGTTCCGCCGCCCGCGTACCCTGCGCCTGCCACGCCGACCAAAGTACCCGAGGAAGTCGGTCGCGAAACGCAGCCG CATGGACCCGTACAACATCATCAAGTACCCGTTGACGACTGAGGCGGCCATGAAGAAGATCGAGGACAACAACACGCTCGTTTTCCTGATTCACCTGCGCGCCAACAAGAACCACGTGAAGGCGGCCGTCAGGAAGCTGTACGACGTGAAGGTACTGAAGATCAACACGCTGGTGCGACCGGATGGCAAGAAGAAGGCGTACGTGCGACTCACCCGCGACTACGATGCGCTGGATGTTGCGAACAAGATCGGCATCATCTAA
- the LOC126577440 gene encoding uncharacterized protein LOC126577440 isoform X2: MCLHVIEDAEISELFNDPRMLGQKIMFKHRLKQWRLGELFSGNHGHLNHAAAANGVATPANGAQALLQHHHQFLAAAAAAAAASAASSLNGTDGKRSFPCFSNTSQHLSPEDDVISVRTDLCGGGAAATGQTNGNGTELLRPSKRRIHDESPSSSAFASAAMVQQPPTKRKFEELSVPKGGSVTPAKSTALGDVPVKIDRNGLLRILQSSQSGRSILTAFQPHEPLDRRAQTIVTHCIVDQFLQYNILFKHRLMSHYAEVITELFPAETKEVYYAPRNTVKRNTSGKLFDRYTNQRLRHKDRLPRVKPFVVDEWSEHKTFEQLAIINEAAQLNGSAGGNDSMLQANGSLIGGTTNGSAEDALNGGFAEDYSNGGGTAGDDNGSDDGHVSTDFLQPLATMFVEGEQPLTSNGTTTTRGAVNYSTREEVVDD, translated from the coding sequence ATGTGCTTGCACGTGATCGAGGATGCTGAGATCAGCGAGCTGTTCAATGATCCACGCATGCTGGGGCAAAAGATTATGTTCAAACATCGGTTGAAACAGTGGCGCCTCGGTGAGCTGTTTTCGGGCAACCACGGTCACCTGAACcacgccgctgccgccaaTGGAGTGGCGACACCGGCCAATGGGGCGCAAGCGTTgctccagcatcaccaccagttcctggcggcggcagcagcggccgctgccgcttctGCAGCCAGTTCTCTCAATGGAACGGACGGGAAGCGGTCATTTCCCTGTTTCTCCAACACCAGCCAGCATTTGTCACCCGAAGATGACGTTATCAGCGTGCGTACGGATCTgtgtggaggaggagcagcagccaccggacAAACGAATGGCAACGGAACCGAACTCCTGAGGCCCTCGAAACGGCGGATTCACGATGAATCACCCTCCTCATCAGCATTCGCTTCGGCGGCCATGGTACAACAACCGCCGACGAAGCGAAAGTTTGAAGAGCTATCCGTGCCCAAAGGCGGCTCGGTGACGCCGGCCAAAAGTACGGCGCTCGGTGATGTTCCGGTCAAAATCGATCGCAACGGCTTGCTAAGGATATTGCAGTCGAGCCAATCGGGACGCTCGATATTGACGGCATTCCAGCCCCATGAGCCGCTCGATCGACGAGCACAGACCATCGTCACGCACTGCATCGTGGACCAGTTTCTTCAGTACAACATTCTGTTCAAGCACCGGCTCATGAGTCACTATGCGGAAGTGATTACGGAGCTGTTCCCGGCCGAAACGAAGGAGGTTTACTATGCGCCCCGTAACACCGTCAAACGGAACACATCCGGCAAGCTGTTTGATCGCTACACGAACCAACGGTTGCGCCACAAGGATCGGCTACCGCGCGTCAAACCGTTCGTGGTGGACGAGTGGAGTGAACACAAGACGTTCGAGCAGCTAGCGATCATAAATGAGGCGGCGCAACTGAACGGCAGTGCCGGTGGTAATGACAGTATGCTGCAGGCTAATGGCAGCTTGATCGGGGGCACCACAAACGGCAGTGCCGAGGATGCGCTAAACGGAGGCTTCGCGGAGGACTATTCGAATGGTGGCGGAACGGCGGGGGATGACAATGGAAGTGACGATGGACACGTGAGCACGGATTTTCTGCAACCGCTCGCTACCATGTTCGTCGAGGGCGAGCAGCCACTGACCAGTAatgggacgacgacgacgcggggCGCAGTCAACTACTCGACacgggaggaggtggtggatgACTGA
- the LOC126577440 gene encoding uncharacterized protein LOC126577440 isoform X1, whose protein sequence is MSERNEDIKEEDLGEYDRYVLEQLVVNDWGLSVATLNRMIYCGVNEMCLHVIEDAEISELFNDPRMLGQKIMFKHRLKQWRLGELFSGNHGHLNHAAAANGVATPANGAQALLQHHHQFLAAAAAAAAASAASSLNGTDGKRSFPCFSNTSQHLSPEDDVISVRTDLCGGGAAATGQTNGNGTELLRPSKRRIHDESPSSSAFASAAMVQQPPTKRKFEELSVPKGGSVTPAKSTALGDVPVKIDRNGLLRILQSSQSGRSILTAFQPHEPLDRRAQTIVTHCIVDQFLQYNILFKHRLMSHYAEVITELFPAETKEVYYAPRNTVKRNTSGKLFDRYTNQRLRHKDRLPRVKPFVVDEWSEHKTFEQLAIINEAAQLNGSAGGNDSMLQANGSLIGGTTNGSAEDALNGGFAEDYSNGGGTAGDDNGSDDGHVSTDFLQPLATMFVEGEQPLTSNGTTTTRGAVNYSTREEVVDD, encoded by the exons ATGtccgaacggaacgaagaTATCAAGGAGGAGGATCTCGGCGAGTACGATCGCTACGTGCTGGAGCAGCTGGTCGTCAATGATTGGGGCCTAAGCGTCGCCACGCTGAACCGCATGATTT ATTGTGGCGTGAATGAGATGTGCTTGCACGTGATCGAGGATGCTGAGATCAGCGAGCTGTTCAATGATCCACGCATGCTGGGGCAAAAGATTATGTTCAAACATCGGTTGAAACAGTGGCGCCTCGGTGAGCTGTTTTCGGGCAACCACGGTCACCTGAACcacgccgctgccgccaaTGGAGTGGCGACACCGGCCAATGGGGCGCAAGCGTTgctccagcatcaccaccagttcctggcggcggcagcagcggccgctgccgcttctGCAGCCAGTTCTCTCAATGGAACGGACGGGAAGCGGTCATTTCCCTGTTTCTCCAACACCAGCCAGCATTTGTCACCCGAAGATGACGTTATCAGCGTGCGTACGGATCTgtgtggaggaggagcagcagccaccggacAAACGAATGGCAACGGAACCGAACTCCTGAGGCCCTCGAAACGGCGGATTCACGATGAATCACCCTCCTCATCAGCATTCGCTTCGGCGGCCATGGTACAACAACCGCCGACGAAGCGAAAGTTTGAAGAGCTATCCGTGCCCAAAGGCGGCTCGGTGACGCCGGCCAAAAGTACGGCGCTCGGTGATGTTCCGGTCAAAATCGATCGCAACGGCTTGCTAAGGATATTGCAGTCGAGCCAATCGGGACGCTCGATATTGACGGCATTCCAGCCCCATGAGCCGCTCGATCGACGAGCACAGACCATCGTCACGCACTGCATCGTGGACCAGTTTCTTCAGTACAACATTCTGTTCAAGCACCGGCTCATGAGTCACTATGCGGAAGTGATTACGGAGCTGTTCCCGGCCGAAACGAAGGAGGTTTACTATGCGCCCCGTAACACCGTCAAACGGAACACATCCGGCAAGCTGTTTGATCGCTACACGAACCAACGGTTGCGCCACAAGGATCGGCTACCGCGCGTCAAACCGTTCGTGGTGGACGAGTGGAGTGAACACAAGACGTTCGAGCAGCTAGCGATCATAAATGAGGCGGCGCAACTGAACGGCAGTGCCGGTGGTAATGACAGTATGCTGCAGGCTAATGGCAGCTTGATCGGGGGCACCACAAACGGCAGTGCCGAGGATGCGCTAAACGGAGGCTTCGCGGAGGACTATTCGAATGGTGGCGGAACGGCGGGGGATGACAATGGAAGTGACGATGGACACGTGAGCACGGATTTTCTGCAACCGCTCGCTACCATGTTCGTCGAGGGCGAGCAGCCACTGACCAGTAatgggacgacgacgacgcggggCGCAGTCAACTACTCGACacgggaggaggtggtggatgACTGA